A region from the Oceanidesulfovibrio marinus genome encodes:
- a CDS encoding methyl-accepting chemotaxis protein, whose amino-acid sequence MKVGTKVMATGVGVVALTIICVVAVLLWRGGVLGSTLQDSFEEQARHELKRAASDMERTIALGDELLRGQLESASNAARAMAGLQGSFSQGGRDVSWNAVNQKTQSASSVTLPAMYLGNQWLGRNADTREPTPFVDDVQEHMDVTCTVFQRMTEQGDLLRVATNIVTDGGKRAVGTYIPADSPVARAIVAGNAYRGVANIVGSWFLTHYEPIRDNGGRIIGALYVGLAMDRAPSLRAAVAGMKTGLTGRAFVVKGSGDDQGTVIISSDAGSVGSNILDNADAEGRAALANAFDRAKEAPAGEAVTVAYTRNTPGSAPREMLGGVVYYKPWDWMMLTAAPHAEFEATAATVTRSMDSILLWIIAAGAAVFLLSALICYLLSRSITRPLAHVTEVLKQYNLGNLEADRVSMGKAMPCSEIMGCGKDECPSFGKDAYCWIEAGSFNATPSCPKVLKGADCRDCKVFKRGAGHEINDLGSSVNTFGERLRGLIIDTQGSVRNVNGGAEELAATAETLSKGATEQAASVEEISSSMEQMTANIRQNAKNAKETETLAAKAADEAERGGESVSRTVEAMRSIAEKISIIEEIARQTNLLALNAAIEAARAGEAGKGFAVVAAEVRKLAERSGVAAAEIMELTGSSVDVAEKAGRMLAGMVPDIQRTAQLIQEISAATSEQDAGASQVNASIQQLDQVVQQNASAAEEMASTSEELAAQARQLEEITSYFKVRAPREIPRLALPAGHDGAGMADTRDFTRY is encoded by the coding sequence ATGAAGGTCGGAACAAAGGTCATGGCTACCGGAGTCGGAGTTGTCGCCCTCACCATCATCTGCGTCGTCGCCGTCCTGCTCTGGCGCGGCGGCGTTCTCGGCAGTACGCTCCAGGATTCGTTCGAGGAGCAGGCGCGCCATGAGCTGAAACGCGCCGCTTCGGATATGGAGCGCACTATCGCCCTGGGGGACGAGCTCTTGCGCGGCCAGCTCGAGTCCGCCAGCAACGCGGCCCGCGCCATGGCCGGGCTCCAGGGCAGCTTTTCCCAAGGCGGACGCGACGTCTCATGGAACGCCGTGAACCAGAAGACGCAGAGCGCCTCGTCCGTCACCCTGCCGGCCATGTACCTGGGCAATCAGTGGCTGGGCCGCAACGCCGACACGAGGGAGCCCACACCCTTTGTGGACGACGTGCAGGAGCACATGGACGTGACCTGCACCGTGTTCCAGAGGATGACCGAACAAGGCGACCTGCTGCGCGTGGCCACCAACATCGTCACCGATGGCGGCAAGCGCGCTGTGGGCACGTACATCCCCGCCGACTCCCCCGTGGCCCGGGCCATCGTGGCGGGCAACGCCTACCGCGGCGTGGCCAACATCGTCGGCTCCTGGTTCCTTACCCATTACGAGCCCATCCGCGACAACGGCGGCCGCATCATCGGCGCCCTGTACGTGGGCCTGGCCATGGACCGCGCCCCATCCCTGCGCGCTGCCGTGGCTGGCATGAAGACCGGCCTTACCGGCCGGGCGTTCGTGGTCAAAGGGTCCGGTGATGACCAGGGAACCGTGATCATCAGCTCCGACGCAGGAAGCGTCGGCTCCAACATTCTGGACAATGCCGATGCCGAGGGCCGCGCCGCCCTTGCCAATGCCTTTGATCGCGCCAAAGAGGCGCCGGCGGGCGAGGCCGTCACCGTGGCGTATACGCGGAACACGCCTGGGAGCGCTCCCCGCGAGATGCTCGGCGGCGTGGTCTACTACAAACCCTGGGACTGGATGATGCTGACGGCGGCGCCGCATGCGGAGTTCGAGGCCACGGCCGCCACCGTGACCCGCTCCATGGACAGCATCCTTTTATGGATCATCGCGGCCGGCGCGGCCGTGTTCCTGCTCAGCGCGCTCATCTGCTACCTGCTCTCGCGCTCCATCACGCGCCCCCTGGCCCACGTCACCGAGGTGCTCAAACAGTACAACCTGGGCAACCTGGAGGCGGACCGCGTTTCCATGGGCAAGGCCATGCCCTGCTCCGAGATCATGGGCTGCGGCAAGGACGAGTGCCCGTCATTCGGCAAGGACGCCTACTGCTGGATCGAGGCCGGGTCCTTCAACGCCACGCCATCCTGCCCCAAGGTGCTCAAGGGCGCGGACTGCCGGGACTGCAAGGTGTTCAAACGCGGGGCCGGCCACGAGATCAACGACCTGGGCTCCTCGGTGAACACCTTTGGCGAACGGCTGCGCGGCCTGATCATCGACACCCAGGGCAGCGTACGCAACGTCAACGGTGGGGCCGAGGAGCTGGCCGCCACGGCCGAGACGCTCTCCAAAGGCGCGACCGAGCAGGCCGCCAGCGTGGAGGAAATCTCCTCCTCCATGGAGCAGATGACCGCCAACATCCGCCAGAATGCGAAGAATGCCAAAGAAACAGAGACGCTGGCCGCCAAGGCTGCGGACGAGGCCGAACGTGGCGGGGAGTCCGTCTCCCGGACCGTAGAGGCCATGCGCAGCATCGCGGAGAAGATCTCCATCATCGAGGAGATCGCCCGGCAGACCAACCTCTTGGCGCTCAACGCGGCCATCGAGGCGGCCCGCGCAGGCGAGGCGGGCAAGGGCTTCGCCGTGGTGGCCGCCGAGGTGCGCAAGCTGGCCGAACGTAGCGGCGTGGCCGCGGCCGAGATCATGGAGCTCACGGGCTCCAGCGTGGACGTGGCCGAGAAGGCCGGCCGCATGCTCGCCGGCATGGTGCCGGACATCCAGCGCACGGCGCAGCTCATCCAGGAGATAAGCGCCGCCACCTCCGAGCAGGACGCCGGGGCCTCGCAGGTCAATGCGAGCATCCAGCAGCTTGACCAGGTCGTACAGCAGAACGCCTCGGCCGCCGAGGAGATGGCCTCCACCTCGGAAGAGCTGGCCGCCCAGGCCCGGCAGCTGGAGGAGATCACCAGCTACTTCAAGGTGCGCGCCCCGCGCGAGATACCGCGTCTTGCCCTGCCAGCCGGTCACGATGGAGCCGGCATGGCCGATACGCGCGACTTCACCCGCTACTGA
- the flgL gene encoding flagellar hook-associated protein FlgL — translation MAYMRVSQLNLYSNFISNMNRTLTDYMDLNIQASSQKRINAPSDDPAGAARVRAYRAELSRLGQYRENVSTARGWLGQADSTLLQANTVLTRCKALAEQAATGTMSKDNREQVGFELRELFNQLITLSNSEFEGKHIFAGHKTNDSAFEAGLAVTTNDANLSSTAFSITGARDYTTVVQFLDSGTVGGGADLDYRYSTDGGDTWTDATLAAGDTVLDLGGVQVTMENGAAVTAVDTDQMDESENNGSWLWVRPTAVYKGDDKDAIEVDHYGDSPLAFTADGQFNEDVYVRIDSATDLGSRIEYSYSLDGGATWKTGNSVSNAATPDGATLVLPGGTLDLASNGGNTLSAGDQFIVRPRRADIDFEISPGERIAVNAVGKDVFGGVYYEPFASNATPAMNGDASNIFETVGKLVGYVESNNQSGIQEALEDLTVASEHLLTQAARVGGKENRLDVADSVLSSLELNRTEQLSDVEDVDVTELMTKLAQQQIIYQSVLKSSSQILQMSLVNYI, via the coding sequence ATGGCATACATGAGAGTCTCCCAGCTGAACCTGTACTCGAACTTCATCAGCAACATGAATCGGACGCTGACCGATTACATGGACTTGAACATACAGGCCTCCAGCCAGAAGCGTATCAACGCGCCGTCGGACGACCCGGCAGGCGCGGCGCGGGTTCGCGCCTACCGTGCGGAGCTCTCCCGGCTGGGGCAGTACCGGGAGAATGTGAGCACCGCCCGCGGATGGCTGGGACAGGCGGACAGCACCCTGCTGCAGGCCAACACCGTGCTCACCCGTTGCAAGGCACTGGCCGAGCAGGCCGCCACCGGCACCATGAGCAAGGACAACCGCGAGCAGGTCGGGTTCGAGCTCCGCGAGCTGTTCAACCAGCTCATCACGCTTTCCAACTCGGAGTTCGAGGGCAAGCACATCTTCGCCGGTCACAAGACCAACGATAGCGCCTTCGAGGCTGGTCTGGCCGTGACCACCAACGACGCCAATCTTTCCAGCACCGCCTTCTCCATTACCGGTGCGCGCGACTACACCACCGTGGTCCAGTTTCTGGACAGCGGCACAGTGGGCGGCGGCGCCGACCTCGACTACCGCTACTCCACGGACGGCGGCGACACCTGGACCGACGCGACCCTGGCCGCGGGCGACACCGTGCTGGACCTGGGCGGCGTGCAGGTGACCATGGAGAACGGCGCTGCCGTGACCGCGGTGGACACCGACCAGATGGACGAGTCCGAGAACAATGGCTCCTGGCTCTGGGTGCGGCCCACAGCCGTGTACAAGGGAGACGACAAGGACGCCATCGAGGTGGACCACTATGGCGATAGCCCGCTGGCGTTCACGGCCGACGGGCAGTTCAATGAAGATGTCTACGTGCGTATCGACAGCGCCACAGACCTCGGCTCCAGGATCGAGTACTCCTACAGCCTGGACGGCGGCGCCACCTGGAAGACCGGCAACAGCGTGTCCAACGCCGCCACTCCGGACGGCGCGACGCTTGTCCTGCCCGGCGGCACCCTGGATCTGGCCTCCAACGGCGGCAACACCCTGAGCGCAGGCGACCAGTTCATCGTCCGACCGCGCCGTGCGGACATAGATTTCGAGATTTCTCCGGGCGAACGGATCGCCGTGAACGCCGTGGGCAAGGACGTGTTCGGCGGCGTGTATTACGAGCCTTTCGCCTCCAACGCCACGCCTGCCATGAACGGCGATGCGAGCAACATCTTCGAAACCGTGGGCAAGCTGGTGGGCTATGTGGAGTCCAACAACCAGTCCGGCATACAGGAAGCGCTGGAGGACCTGACAGTCGCCAGCGAGCACCTGCTGACCCAGGCGGCACGCGTAGGTGGCAAGGAAAACCGCCTGGACGTTGCGGACAGCGTGCTCTCCAGCCTGGAGCTGAACCGCACGGAGCAGCTCTCGGACGTGGAGGACGTGGACGTAACCGAGCTGATGACCAAGCTCGCCCAGCAGCAGATCATCTACCAGAGCGTGCTCAAGTCCTCCTCGCAGATACTGCAGATGAGTCTGGTCAACTACATTTAG
- the csrA gene encoding carbon storage regulator CsrA, whose protein sequence is MLILTRRPGESLYLGDDIKVTVLSVQGKQIKLGLEVPRDMTVYREEVYLRVQEQNQDALGASDEDVFAVTSLWQPTKKK, encoded by the coding sequence ATGCTTATTCTGACCCGCAGACCGGGCGAAAGCCTTTACCTCGGCGACGACATCAAAGTCACGGTGCTCAGCGTGCAGGGCAAGCAGATCAAGCTTGGCCTGGAGGTGCCCCGGGACATGACTGTCTACCGCGAGGAGGTGTATCTGCGGGTGCAGGAGCAGAACCAGGACGCACTCGGCGCCTCGGATGAGGACGTCTTTGCGGTGACTTCGCTATGGCAGCCAACCAAGAAAAAGTGA
- a CDS encoding MarR family winged helix-turn-helix transcriptional regulator: MPPKKLVKFEQDSPGRKLSILHRLSSVYLAGPLSELGIARGSLPFLMKILRCEGIIQEDLTRSLCIDRAATARALQNLEKEGLVSREEDPQDRRKKRVYPTAKIKDLQEDIIDILQAHNEALFAEFDEEEQLQLLNMLDRMTSNMHAKLHGKYGHKE; encoded by the coding sequence ATGCCGCCAAAAAAATTAGTGAAATTCGAACAGGACTCGCCCGGGCGCAAGCTGTCGATATTGCACCGTCTGAGCAGTGTCTATCTGGCAGGGCCGCTGTCGGAGCTTGGTATTGCTCGCGGCAGCCTGCCCTTTTTGATGAAAATACTGCGTTGCGAAGGAATCATTCAGGAGGACCTGACCCGGTCCTTATGTATTGACCGGGCAGCAACCGCCCGCGCCTTGCAGAATCTCGAAAAGGAAGGGCTTGTCTCCCGCGAGGAAGATCCGCAGGACCGGCGTAAAAAACGCGTGTATCCTACAGCCAAGATTAAAGATCTGCAGGAAGATATCATCGATATTCTCCAGGCGCATAATGAAGCCTTGTTCGCCGAATTTGACGAAGAAGAGCAACTCCAGTTGCTCAACATGCTGGATCGTATGACCAGCAATATGCACGCGAAGTTACACGGAAAGTATGGACACAAAGAGTAG
- a CDS encoding Maf family protein, which translates to MTHPEAIVEGAPSFILASASPRRNELLASVGLDFTVIPSTAEEPPPLAGETPEEYATRMAVLKAREVAARNPGRLILAADTVVALGNAILGKPADMAHALRMLEGLCGKKHATAEERVAGVRRHAVTTGCCWLDGRAMAKGGGAGEPAAQEQSFAVTTQVLMSLMDTAVLERYVATREAMDKAGGYAIQGKAGFMVRAIDGSYSNVVGLPLAEVVEALVD; encoded by the coding sequence ATGACGCATCCCGAAGCCATTGTCGAGGGGGCCCCCTCGTTCATTCTCGCCTCGGCCTCGCCGCGGCGCAACGAGCTCCTTGCCTCGGTGGGGCTCGATTTTACGGTAATTCCCTCCACGGCCGAGGAGCCGCCGCCACTAGCCGGGGAAACTCCGGAGGAGTACGCCACACGCATGGCCGTGCTCAAGGCGCGGGAGGTGGCCGCGCGGAATCCGGGCCGGCTTATCCTGGCCGCGGATACCGTGGTGGCGCTGGGCAACGCCATTCTGGGCAAGCCGGCGGACATGGCCCACGCCCTGCGCATGCTGGAAGGGTTGTGCGGAAAAAAGCACGCCACGGCAGAGGAGCGCGTGGCCGGAGTGCGCCGCCACGCCGTGACCACTGGCTGCTGCTGGCTGGACGGCCGGGCAATGGCGAAGGGGGGCGGCGCAGGAGAACCCGCGGCGCAGGAACAGTCCTTTGCCGTGACCACGCAGGTGCTCATGTCGCTCATGGACACGGCTGTGCTGGAACGCTACGTGGCCACGCGCGAAGCCATGGACAAGGCCGGGGGCTACGCCATCCAGGGAAAAGCCGGGTTCATGGTTCGCGCCATCGACGGTTCCTATTCCAACGTCGTGGGCCTACCACTGGCCGAGGTGGTGGAAGCTTTGGTGGATTGA
- a CDS encoding GNAT family N-acetyltransferase has translation MKIEHADGADYPELIMVWEASVRATHDFLSEEDIELLRPLILTHYFDAVELRCVRNVQGAILGFCGVAEDNIEMLFVVPEHRGQGVGTALCRYAIEKLHATKVDVNEQNPQALDFYKHMGFRVTGRSSLDGQGKPFPLLHMTLG, from the coding sequence GTGAAGATAGAGCACGCTGATGGAGCGGATTATCCAGAGCTCATCATGGTATGGGAAGCCTCTGTGCGGGCAACGCATGACTTCTTGAGCGAGGAAGATATCGAGCTTCTGCGACCGCTGATTCTTACGCACTACTTCGATGCGGTCGAGCTGCGCTGCGTCAGAAATGTGCAGGGTGCGATTCTCGGGTTTTGCGGCGTTGCGGAAGACAACATTGAGATGCTGTTCGTTGTGCCGGAGCATCGCGGGCAGGGCGTCGGTACAGCCTTGTGTCGCTACGCTATTGAAAAATTGCATGCGACAAAGGTTGATGTGAACGAGCAGAACCCGCAGGCACTCGACTTTTACAAGCACATGGGGTTTCGGGTTACAGGCCGTTCGTCTCTGGACGGCCAGGGCAAGCCGTTTCCACTGCTGCACATGACGTTGGGCTGA
- a CDS encoding GNAT family N-acetyltransferase, whose product MVQIYQLTALSDTQFHDLCALLIDSVESGASMGFLAPITKQKAAAYWSGVAAEVSDGLVLLVAEEDGAIVGSVQVAPCARENGCHRADLKKLFVLRSHRGRGIASRLMRAAEEAAASLGLTLLILDTHEGSKAEPMYQHWGWRKVGVIPGYATGPDGTLHNTAFYYKDIAPRSEQGPA is encoded by the coding sequence ATGGTTCAGATATATCAGCTCACAGCACTTTCCGACACACAGTTCCACGACTTGTGCGCGTTGCTCATTGATTCCGTGGAGAGCGGCGCGTCCATGGGCTTTCTCGCACCCATCACGAAGCAGAAAGCCGCCGCATACTGGAGCGGGGTGGCTGCGGAGGTTTCGGACGGGCTTGTCCTGCTCGTCGCGGAGGAGGACGGCGCCATTGTCGGATCTGTCCAGGTTGCGCCCTGCGCCAGGGAAAACGGCTGCCACCGCGCCGACCTGAAAAAGCTCTTTGTGCTGCGCAGCCACCGCGGCAGGGGCATCGCCTCCCGGCTGATGCGTGCGGCAGAGGAGGCCGCGGCGTCCCTGGGGCTGACCCTGCTGATCCTCGATACGCACGAGGGCTCCAAAGCCGAGCCCATGTACCAGCATTGGGGCTGGCGCAAGGTCGGCGTCATTCCCGGCTATGCGACCGGCCCGGACGGCACCCTGCACAACACGGCCTTCTATTATAAGGATATAGCTCCTCGGAGTGAGCAGGGCCCGGCGTGA
- a CDS encoding DVU0524 family FlgM-associated protein, with protein sequence MTMQSFYMRNMLRGYDKQLVTARRLARYRRALGAGSVEEPIPPEVKRRHLVERIAREIVENLIMSGTDNPVVNEIKERLNNEFGNQLTFAFPPSEQDLQIFKETKGGPMEVSPEEKIRILNRLWQVTLDKVDDTML encoded by the coding sequence ATGACCATGCAATCGTTCTACATGCGCAACATGCTTCGCGGCTACGACAAGCAGCTTGTCACCGCGCGGCGGTTGGCCCGGTATCGGCGGGCCCTCGGCGCAGGCTCTGTAGAAGAGCCCATTCCCCCGGAAGTGAAGCGCCGCCACCTGGTGGAGCGCATCGCCCGGGAGATTGTGGAGAACCTGATCATGTCCGGCACGGACAACCCCGTGGTAAATGAAATCAAGGAGCGACTGAACAACGAGTTCGGAAACCAACTGACGTTCGCGTTTCCACCTTCGGAACAGGACTTGCAGATATTCAAGGAAACTAAAGGCGGACCAATGGAGGTCTCGCCGGAAGAAAAAATCCGCATCTTGAATCGGCTGTGGCAAGTCACCCTGGACAAGGTGGACGACACCATGCTGTAA
- the flgM gene encoding flagellar biosynthesis anti-sigma factor FlgM: MDIKKVLSGLGPYDQSKLEKTRSDKLKSQRESDAGSSSARGDKVSISDEAQLRTEAYSAASSASDIRHDKVAEIKARIEAGEYEINTRKIAENIVKEDLDFFS, encoded by the coding sequence ATGGACATCAAGAAAGTATTGAGTGGTCTGGGACCGTACGATCAATCAAAGCTCGAGAAGACACGCAGCGATAAGCTTAAGAGCCAGCGGGAGTCCGACGCCGGAAGCTCGTCAGCCCGCGGAGACAAGGTCTCCATCTCGGACGAGGCGCAGCTGCGTACCGAGGCGTACTCCGCCGCAAGCAGTGCGTCCGACATCCGGCACGACAAGGTTGCCGAGATCAAGGCGAGGATCGAAGCCGGCGAGTACGAGATCAATACGCGCAAGATTGCCGAGAACATCGTCAAGGAAGATCTCGACTTCTTCAGCTAG
- a CDS encoding class I SAM-dependent methyltransferase codes for MSTKPVAAGRSSITHVDQDIVFANLIADNASVYLDLACGAGNYTLALAQRLGADSVIHALDLWEEGVAALQESATQQGFENIKAQVADATKPLPLDDGSIDVCLMATILHDIPEAERVNTLQEVRRVLKPHGALVIIEYKKLDYGPGPKNIEARIGEADAEALLTPLGFKKDAVADLGEYPYLIRFIKQ; via the coding sequence ATGAGCACGAAGCCCGTAGCGGCCGGACGGAGCAGCATCACCCACGTTGACCAGGATATAGTTTTTGCCAACCTCATCGCTGATAACGCCTCGGTATATCTGGATCTTGCGTGCGGCGCAGGAAACTACACCCTGGCCCTGGCCCAGCGCTTGGGTGCGGACAGCGTTATCCATGCGCTGGATCTGTGGGAAGAAGGCGTCGCCGCCTTGCAGGAAAGCGCCACGCAGCAGGGGTTTGAGAACATCAAGGCGCAGGTGGCGGACGCCACCAAACCGCTGCCCCTGGATGACGGCTCCATAGACGTCTGCCTGATGGCCACCATCCTGCACGACATCCCGGAAGCAGAGCGCGTGAACACGCTCCAGGAGGTCCGGCGGGTGCTCAAGCCGCACGGGGCCCTGGTGATCATCGAGTACAAGAAGCTCGACTACGGCCCCGGCCCGAAGAACATAGAGGCGCGCATCGGGGAAGCCGATGCCGAGGCCCTGCTCACGCCCCTCGGATTCAAAAAGGATGCTGTCGCCGACCTGGGCGAGTATCCTTATCTGATCCGGTTTATTAAGCAGTAA
- a CDS encoding cytidylate kinase family protein, which translates to MLKRIVVFVVALFVMAVGVALSVKANLGVSPISCIPYVYSLKIKYTLGELTIAMNTVFIVAQILILRKNYSLLQLVQLPAIIVFGFCIDLALFLLSSVEAPTYALQVFWCLLSCVTIAFGVFLAVKARITYLPGDGLALVIADAFKKEFGKLKVCFDSSMVVIGVVSSFVLLGKLAGIREGTIAAALLVGYLVKVYNKRLAVIDTWLRGNTPAGEEITAVPESSNLVITIAREYGSGGHGIGQCIAQKLGISFYDKELINITAEKSGFTTEYIEHNEQRLANSLLDELYAQSYAYVDDKLPPSDVLFLVQSKIIREICNREPCVIVGRCANFVLKDNPNCFNVFIHANKEYRRSKLIGEYGVVPENAMQELERSDRERANYCSKYTGSHWQDLTNYHMSIDSSLYTTEQVAQKIIDALQGTALQPQLAPAKAKFFSRTKQNFTQSASMASARN; encoded by the coding sequence ATGTTGAAGAGGATTGTCGTATTCGTTGTAGCTCTTTTTGTCATGGCCGTAGGAGTCGCCTTGTCGGTGAAGGCGAATCTGGGAGTCTCACCAATTTCATGTATTCCATATGTGTATAGCTTGAAAATTAAATATACGTTGGGCGAGTTGACTATCGCCATGAATACTGTCTTCATCGTCGCGCAGATTTTAATTCTACGCAAAAATTACTCTTTGCTGCAATTGGTGCAGCTGCCGGCAATAATAGTCTTTGGGTTTTGTATTGATCTTGCGCTGTTCCTTCTGTCCAGTGTCGAAGCCCCAACATACGCGCTGCAGGTGTTCTGGTGCCTGCTGAGCTGTGTGACGATAGCATTCGGGGTGTTTCTGGCTGTAAAGGCACGGATCACGTACCTGCCTGGCGATGGACTGGCCCTTGTTATTGCAGATGCGTTCAAGAAAGAGTTCGGCAAGCTGAAAGTTTGTTTTGATAGCTCCATGGTTGTCATAGGCGTCGTGAGCTCTTTTGTTTTGCTGGGCAAGTTGGCAGGGATTCGCGAAGGAACTATTGCTGCGGCATTGTTGGTAGGATATCTGGTCAAGGTTTACAATAAGAGGCTCGCTGTAATCGATACGTGGTTGCGTGGGAATACTCCGGCAGGGGAAGAGATCACGGCCGTGCCCGAGAGCAGTAATCTCGTTATCACAATCGCCAGAGAATACGGGAGTGGCGGCCATGGGATTGGCCAATGCATAGCGCAGAAGCTGGGAATTTCCTTTTATGATAAAGAACTTATCAATATAACTGCGGAGAAAAGCGGCTTTACCACAGAATACATTGAGCACAATGAGCAGAGACTGGCGAACTCCCTGCTGGACGAGCTCTACGCGCAAAGCTACGCGTATGTAGATGATAAGCTGCCGCCATCCGATGTCCTGTTCTTGGTGCAAAGCAAAATCATTCGAGAGATATGTAACAGAGAGCCATGTGTCATTGTCGGGCGGTGCGCCAACTTTGTTTTGAAGGATAATCCAAACTGTTTCAATGTGTTTATCCATGCGAATAAGGAGTACCGCAGATCAAAGCTCATCGGGGAATACGGTGTCGTACCGGAAAATGCGATGCAGGAGCTGGAACGATCAGATCGCGAACGGGCCAATTATTGCTCGAAGTACACGGGAAGCCACTGGCAGGATCTGACAAATTACCATATGTCGATCGATAGCTCCCTTTACACGACAGAGCAGGTAGCCCAGAAAATCATAGATGCTCTTCAGGGCACAGCGTTACAGCCGCAATTAGCGCCAGCAAAAGCCAAATTCTTTTCAAGGACAAAGCAGAATTTTACACAATCCGCTAGTATGGCCTCTGCCAGGAATTAG
- a CDS encoding GNAT family N-acetyltransferase, whose product MKRSFDEDTRIHLNKEEGGPPGYDNGDFLRKWALHEDSTAFKVELDSKLIGMYIVWIFPNNENMLGTIFIDPEYQNQGLGLKIWKHIEQKYPNAKVWRTETPGFSKRNHNFYVNKCGFSIVKILNPGDMLDESYVLEKRY is encoded by the coding sequence ATGAAACGCTCCTTTGATGAGGACACCAGAATACATTTGAACAAAGAGGAGGGCGGTCCTCCTGGCTATGACAATGGCGATTTTTTACGGAAATGGGCATTGCATGAGGATAGTACGGCATTCAAGGTTGAGCTCGATTCAAAACTCATCGGAATGTATATTGTTTGGATTTTTCCAAATAATGAAAATATGCTGGGAACCATCTTCATCGATCCTGAATATCAGAATCAGGGCCTTGGGCTCAAAATATGGAAGCATATCGAACAGAAGTATCCGAACGCAAAAGTTTGGAGGACTGAGACGCCGGGATTTTCCAAGCGAAACCACAATTTCTATGTCAATAAATGTGGCTTCAGCATCGTAAAGATTCTAAACCCCGGCGATATGCTTGATGAGAGCTATGTGCTGGAAAAGCGATACTAG
- a CDS encoding DUF2000 domain-containing protein yields the protein MKFDTKIAVVVRDDLETWQELNVTAFTISGIAGTQDVMGEAYEDGSGQTYLPMIKQPIMVFCADGSTLQAIHEKALRKDIRFTVYTEELFATPNDEENRAAVKAVPTEALNLVGMALYGKKKAIDTVMKGVPLHR from the coding sequence ATGAAGTTCGATACGAAAATAGCCGTTGTGGTCAGGGACGATCTGGAGACATGGCAGGAGCTGAACGTCACGGCGTTCACCATCAGCGGCATTGCCGGCACGCAGGACGTGATGGGCGAGGCGTACGAGGACGGCTCCGGTCAGACGTACCTGCCCATGATCAAGCAGCCGATCATGGTGTTCTGTGCGGACGGCAGTACGCTGCAAGCCATCCACGAGAAGGCGTTGCGCAAGGACATCCGCTTTACCGTGTACACAGAGGAGCTGTTTGCCACCCCCAACGACGAGGAAAACCGCGCCGCCGTGAAGGCCGTGCCCACCGAGGCGCTGAACCTTGTGGGCATGGCGCTCTATGGAAAAAAGAAGGCCATCGACACGGTGATGAAGGGCGTTCCCCTGCACCGCTAG
- the fliW gene encoding flagellar assembly protein FliW has protein sequence MAANQEKVIETRMGERTVDLSKVLHFPRGLIGFENRKEFVLLQLQEDSPFLMLQAMDDPGVGLMVADPFSFTTDYEIKVADAEQKLLQVEDPSQVAVLVTVTIPSGAPERTALNLSGPILVNYGARIGLQVPQVDTKYPSKLFLSDLLNAQKK, from the coding sequence ATGGCAGCCAACCAAGAAAAAGTGATTGAGACGCGCATGGGCGAGCGCACCGTGGATCTGTCCAAGGTGCTGCACTTCCCGCGCGGGCTTATCGGGTTCGAGAACCGCAAGGAGTTCGTCCTCCTGCAGCTCCAGGAGGACTCGCCGTTCCTCATGTTGCAGGCGATGGACGATCCCGGCGTGGGTCTCATGGTCGCAGACCCCTTCAGCTTCACCACGGACTACGAGATCAAGGTGGCCGACGCGGAGCAGAAGCTCCTGCAGGTGGAGGACCCCTCGCAGGTTGCGGTGCTGGTCACCGTGACCATCCCCAGCGGCGCGCCGGAGCGCACAGCCCTGAACCTGAGCGGTCCCATCCTGGTGAACTACGGGGCGCGCATCGGCCTGCAGGTTCCCCAGGTGGACACCAAGTATCCGTCCAAGCTCTTCCTCAGCGACCTGCTCAACGCGCAAAAAAAGTAG